TATAGGAATGCTTACCGATTCCAGAAGTTTCCTTTCTTATCCCCGTCACGAATATTTCAGAAGATTACTCTGTAATTTGCTCGGTGAGGATATAGAAAACGGTGAATTACCCGATAATATAGGCTGGATAGGGGAAATCATTAAAAATATCTGCTATAATAACGCAAAAGATTACTTTAATTTCTAAAATGGTTAATATGATTATATAATTTAAACGTTTAAGTATAAACTATTTCCTATTTTGTACGGGATAACTATTAATAAACATAAATTTTAACGGATGAATTTTCAAGACCAGCTCAATTCCATTTTTGTTGAAGAGCATGAAATACCCGAAGCATTCAGATTGCAGCAAGAACTGCATCAGCGCGCGTATTTAAGTAATGGTGCCATGCATCCCTGGGATGGAGAAGTTCACACTGTAGTTTCCCCTGTTTGTATCAAAACTCCTGAGGGTTTACAGCGTAAGGTGATCGGTACCTATCCATTATGTAGTGAAAAAGAAGCCATGGAGGCGCTTGACGCTGCTGTTGCAGCCTATGACAATGGCCGCGGCGAATGGCCTACAATGAGTGTAGCGGACCGGATTACCCATGTAGAGAAATTTACAGGCAGAATTATTGAAAAGAAACAGGAGGTTGTTAAGCTGCTGATGTGGGAAATCGGTAAATCTTATGCCGATTCTGTGAAAGAATTTGACAGGACAGTTGAGTACATTCATGCGACTATTGATGCCCTTAAAGATCTGGACCGTCAGTCATCAAGGTTTACGATAGAACAGGGGATTGTTGCACAGGTCAGACGTTCCCCACTTGGTGTAGTACTTTGTATGGGCCCGTTTAACTATCCATTGAATGAGACTTTTACCACTTTGATTCCCGCCCTGATTATGGGGAATACTTTATTGTTCAAACCACCTAAGCACGGTACGCTTTTACACTACCCATTATTGGAAGCTTTCAGAGATTCTTTCCCAAAAGGTGTAGTCAATACGATTTATGGCAGAGGAAATGTGATCATTCCCGGACTGATGAAATCAGGAAAGATTAATGTTTTAACTTTAATCGGTTCCAGTAAAGTAGCAAATGAACTGAAAAAGCTGCATCCAAAAGTTAACAGATTGCGGGCTATCTTAGGATTAGATGCAAAAAACGCAGCGATAATCACGGCACATGCAGACTTGGAATTGTCAGTTCAGGAAACTGTTCTGGGGTCTTTGTCTTTTAACGGACAAAGATGTACCGCTTTAAAAATTATTTTCATCCACCGTTCTCTGGCTGATGAATTCCTGAAATTATTGTCAGCCGCTGTAGCTAAACTAAAGTTTGGTATGCCGTGGGTAGAAGGTGTATCCTTAACTCCTTTACCTGAACCACATAAACCCGCTTATCTTAAAGAATGTATTGAAGATGCCATCACACATGGTGCCTCGGTAATCAATGCGCATGGCGGTACTACCAATGAATCTTTCGTATATCCTGCAATTGTTTATCCAGTAAACAAAGACATGAAACTTTATACGGAAGAACAGTTCGGACCGGTTATTCCTGTTGTTCCTTTTGATGACCTGGAAGAAACGATTGAATACCTGATTGAATCTACGCATGGTCAGCAGGTTAGTATTTTTAGTAATGACCACGTAGAAGTTGCTGCTTTAATTGATCCGCTGATCAATCAGGTGAGCCGTGTAAATATCAATTGTCAATGTCAGCGCGGGCCGGATGCGTTTCCGTTTACGGGTAGAAAAGATAGTGCAGAAGGTACATTGTCAGTTGTAGATGCACTTCGGTCTTTCTCTATCCGATCTCTGGTAGCTACCAAGCTGAATGAAAGTAATAAGTTGTTAATCAATGAAATAATTGATGGTAATAATTCTAATTTTTTAAGTACTAAATATCTGTTCTAAAAAATACTAAGCTTAATTACTGTGAAAAAAGGGAGTCCTGAAGTCAATTCAGAACTCCCTTTTTTTATGTGGATTATTGATTCCGTATTTCGGCAACGATTGCGTAGTTATTTTCCCGGATTTAAATTCATTTCGCTGGAAAACTATGTAGACTTGTTATAAAACTTAATTGATTTAATTTTTTGATTTCTCCCGGGAATAAAGAATTATACCCTTAAGCGATTATCCTAACCAAATATTTATGAGCAAATTTTATCTTTTAATTGTAGGGTTCTGCTTTTTTTGCAGTTTCCTATCCGCACAAACCCGCAAAATCTCGGGGCAGGTGACTGATGCAAAAAGCGGAGAAACACTGATCGGCGTGAGTGTCCTGGTCAAAGGAACCAGCCAGGGAACCAGTACCGATACCAACGGGAAATTCAGTTTAAACATTTCAGGTAACGATGCAATTCTGGTCATCAACTATGTAGGTTACCTCAAAGAAGAAGTAAGCGCAGCTGGCCAGACACAAATTCAAATTAAGCTGACACCCAATGAGACAGCCTTAAACGAGGTTGTGGTGATTGGTTATGGAACGGTAAAGAAAAGAGACCTTACTGGCTCAGTAGTTTCTGTGAAAGGCGAAGACATTGCCAAAGTTCCTTCTTCAAATCCATTAGAATCTATTCAGGGTAAAGTACCAGGAGTTGATGTAACCAGAAGCAGTGGTGCAGCTTCTTCAGGAGTAAATATCAATATCAGGGGGACGAGATCAATATCGGCAGGCAATGGCCCGCTGATCATTGTAGATGGTGTACAATATTCAAGTCTGCAAGATTTAAACCCAAATGATATTGCTTCTATGGAGATTTTAAAAGATGCTTCTTCCACAGCAATATATGGATCCAGAGGTGCTAACGGTGTAATTCTGATTACTACCAAAAAAGGGATCTCAGGACAGGCAACGGTTTCCTTAAACACCTATTATGGTGTGTCAAAAGTATCCAGATATCCTTCAGTAATGAATGCAGAGCAATATATCGAACAGCGCAGGCAGGCTAACCGTACTACAGGTAACTGGTCAGGTCCGGCAGACGATGTTAAAATTTTCAATTCCGCAGAATATACAGCGATACAAAACAAAGAGTTTCTGGACTATCAGGATCTGATCTTTCATGATGGAAGTCAGCAGGACTACCAGTTAGGCGTAAGGGCCGGGACAGAAAAAACCAAAGTATATTTCTCACTCGATTATCTGGATGAGAAAGGTGTCTTGAAAATGGACAAATCCAGTCGTTATACTGCCCGTTTAAATCTTGATCAGTCTATCGGTAAATACTTTACAACCGGGATGCAAGGGCAGTTTACACATTATGAACAAGATAACCGCCGTGACCCATTAAACCAGGTGAACAAAATCTCTCCGCTCGGTACACTTTATGACAATGATGGTAAATTCATCGTATATCCACTGGCAGGTACTTTTGTGAGCCCGCTTGCAGACGAACAGCCAGACGTCTATTCCAATAAAACCGTGATTAACCGCACACTGCTTTCCGCTTATATGGAATTCAAGCCTTTCAAAGGATTAGTTGCCCGTTCCAATCTTGGGGTAAACCTGAACAATGACAGGACAGGGACTTATGCAGACCGTTTTTCTCTGGATCGTAATGGCTCTGTGCCAAAAGCAACCTATTCAGCCTCGAACGGACATTTAATTAACATAGAGAACTATATTACCTATAGTAAAGAAATCAAAGATCATGCTTTTACAGTGACTGGGATTAACAGTTTACTTTATAACAGATCTGATAATATTGCTGCCTCAGGTGAGAATCAGTTGTTAAAATCACAATTGTTCTACGGTCTTGGAAATACGCAGAATCAGGCAGTAAACACAGCCTATACGATGAATAACCTGATTTCATTCGCAGGCAGGTTAAATTATGCCTACAAAGGTAAATACCTGTTAACGGCAACAGGGCGTACTGATGGTTCTTCGAAATTAGCAGAAGGCAATAAATGGGCATTTTTCCCTTCTGCCGCAGTAGCCTGGAGAGTTAGTGACGAACAGTTTTTAAAAGACAATAAAATCATCAGTGATTTAAAATTAAAGTATAGTTACGGTATTGCCGGCAGTGATAATATCAAT
The sequence above is drawn from the Pedobacter cryoconitis genome and encodes:
- a CDS encoding NADP-dependent glyceraldehyde-3-phosphate dehydrogenase, which produces MNFQDQLNSIFVEEHEIPEAFRLQQELHQRAYLSNGAMHPWDGEVHTVVSPVCIKTPEGLQRKVIGTYPLCSEKEAMEALDAAVAAYDNGRGEWPTMSVADRITHVEKFTGRIIEKKQEVVKLLMWEIGKSYADSVKEFDRTVEYIHATIDALKDLDRQSSRFTIEQGIVAQVRRSPLGVVLCMGPFNYPLNETFTTLIPALIMGNTLLFKPPKHGTLLHYPLLEAFRDSFPKGVVNTIYGRGNVIIPGLMKSGKINVLTLIGSSKVANELKKLHPKVNRLRAILGLDAKNAAIITAHADLELSVQETVLGSLSFNGQRCTALKIIFIHRSLADEFLKLLSAAVAKLKFGMPWVEGVSLTPLPEPHKPAYLKECIEDAITHGASVINAHGGTTNESFVYPAIVYPVNKDMKLYTEEQFGPVIPVVPFDDLEETIEYLIESTHGQQVSIFSNDHVEVAALIDPLINQVSRVNINCQCQRGPDAFPFTGRKDSAEGTLSVVDALRSFSIRSLVATKLNESNKLLINEIIDGNNSNFLSTKYLF
- a CDS encoding SusC/RagA family TonB-linked outer membrane protein; this encodes MSKFYLLIVGFCFFCSFLSAQTRKISGQVTDAKSGETLIGVSVLVKGTSQGTSTDTNGKFSLNISGNDAILVINYVGYLKEEVSAAGQTQIQIKLTPNETALNEVVVIGYGTVKKRDLTGSVVSVKGEDIAKVPSSNPLESIQGKVPGVDVTRSSGAASSGVNINIRGTRSISAGNGPLIIVDGVQYSSLQDLNPNDIASMEILKDASSTAIYGSRGANGVILITTKKGISGQATVSLNTYYGVSKVSRYPSVMNAEQYIEQRRQANRTTGNWSGPADDVKIFNSAEYTAIQNKEFLDYQDLIFHDGSQQDYQLGVRAGTEKTKVYFSLDYLDEKGVLKMDKSSRYTARLNLDQSIGKYFTTGMQGQFTHYEQDNRRDPLNQVNKISPLGTLYDNDGKFIVYPLAGTFVSPLADEQPDVYSNKTVINRTLLSAYMEFKPFKGLVARSNLGVNLNNDRTGTYADRFSLDRNGSVPKATYSASNGHLINIENYITYSKEIKDHAFTVTGINSLLYNRSDNIAASGENQLLKSQLFYGLGNTQNQAVNTAYTMNNLISFAGRLNYAYKGKYLLTATGRTDGSSKLAEGNKWAFFPSAAVAWRVSDEQFLKDNKIISDLKLKYSYGIAGSDNINSYATQSSLSRIAFAYDDAPALAYGYSPRIGNLALTWEKTKTSDFGLEISLFKNRITATVDYYDSKTYDLLLNRSLPPTDGVISVIQNIAKTRNKGIEVYISSKNISHKDFQWTTNISFSRNREKIVELAGGAQSDVLNSWFVGSPIQSFYDYEKIGIWQTADATEAAKYGQKPGDIRVRDLNNDGKIDATNDRKIIGTNRPDWSGGLENTFTYKAWDLNIYLFVRMGQTVYADFLRRYDPQGINNSSTIINYWTPENATNDFPRPNKNISFNSTLYSTALGYTDGSFIRLRNITLGYTVPKNVLEKSFIKSVRVYATARNPFTYTKSSLLKEYDPERGGSEGAPMTKLYTVGLNVTF